In Sus scrofa isolate TJ Tabasco breed Duroc chromosome 12, Sscrofa11.1, whole genome shotgun sequence, the DNA window TTGGTGCCCAGCAGAGCAGAGCCCAGTTTAGAAGAGGTGGAGCCAGCATTCCCTCTTTGTCCCTGCTAATGATATtgacagggagggaaggaagttGGGAGGAGGTGTTCCTAGTTTTCAATGTAAACAAGGAAactctgtggggatgtgggtgggagggagaggaaagaggttAGGGGCCGGGGAAGGAATTTCTGTAGCAGGTGGTGCAGATACCAAGTGGCCAACgtatatgtgtacgtgtgtgtgtgtgcgtgtgtgtttatgGGAGGGGTCAGCTCACGttgcctcatttttctcaaatgGGATTTTCCTACAATTCTGCGAAACAGTCTTCAGAAAGCCCTTTAGAAAACCTACTGCCTATCATTCCTTTGTCTGAAGTCCCTAAAGAGAGTCTGGGCCAAAGAAGTTAGCCTGGTTATATTCTGCATTAagtcctctttccctttctgtacTCAATGTCCCCTACCTTCTAGTGAGAGGTGATCCTGAGATTCTGAAATGCTGGCCGAGTTGGGATCTTGGAAAAATCTTCCCGGAATGGAAAACAGTGCTGGTGTTTTAGGTCCTCCCAGGGGAAGACGGAAGAACTGGCTCTGAGCTCCAGGATCTCTCACCATCCTACTCCTGGTCTCTTGAGTttctgtttgggggtgggggggagtagaGAAGCAAGAAGGAAAAGTAATCCATCTCTTCCACTCCAAGGCAGGGATGTCAGAACCAGAAGAAATGTCCAGGTTGGGGAGATAAACATGTCCTTGGCTTCCAGCCagcttctccctctttccttaaTTTCTACATGGGGGTGATGTATGAGCAAACTAGTatgaggaggtggggggcagggagggccatGGCTCCCCTTCCCTAAGACTGATTCTTTTGAAACCATAAGAAGTCTGGGAAACACATTCCCTTGAAGGTAAACTTGcctttggagctcctgttgtggctcagcagaaacaagcctgactagtatccaggaggacatgggtttgatccctggccccactcagtgggtgttgcccatgagctgtggtgtaggttgcagtcgcagcttGGATGTGGCTGCTGTAGcagtgctgtggttgtggtgttctcacgcagctgtagctcccattggacccctagccttggaatgtccatgtgctgcacctgtggcattaaaaaaaaaaaagaggtggggggaattcccgtggtggtgcagcggaaacgaatctgactaggaaccatgaggttgcaggttcaatccctcacctccttcagtggattaagaacctagccttggagttcccgtcgtggcgcagtggttaacgaatccgactaggaaccatgaggttgcgggtttggtccctgcccttgctcagtgggttaacgatccggcgttgccgtgagctgtggtgtaggttgcagacgcggctcggatcccttgttgctgtggctctggcgtaggctggtggctacagctccgattagacccctagcctgggaacctccatatgccgtgggagcggcccaagaaatggcaaaaagacaaaacaaacaaacaaacaaacaaacaaaaaaagaacctagccttgctgtgagctgtggtgtagattgcaggcgcggctcggatctggcgttgctgtggctctggcgcaggcccgTGGCtaatggctccaattagacccctagctgggaacctccatatgtctcgggtgcggcccttaaaaaaagacaccacttcgtggtgcagtgtaaatgaatcccactaggagccataagattgcaggtttgatccctggcctttctcagtggattaagaatctggcgtagctgtggctatggtgcaggccggcagctacagctcggattagacccctagcctgggaacctccatatgccataggtgtggccctagaaaagacaaaaaaaaaaaggtaaacttgCTTTCAAGTTACCCTACTTGGGCACCCCCTGGGACTGGCTGTGAGCTCATTCCCCTGCCCACACTCCTCAACCTAAACAAACTCTGTCGAAAGGCCTTTGCCTTTTGACCTGGCTCGGGCAGTGTGGGACTCGGTGCACCAGAGGGCGCTCTGCCCACTTCAAAGTTCAACTGTGTTCCCCTAATGGGTTAGCAGTGGTTCTAAACTGGTGGGCCCCGGGCGCGAGCAGCGGGTTGGAGGGCCGCAGAGATACTTAACCCAAGTGCGATAATGTAGGCCAGGCTCCGATGGGTTCCCTCCTCGCCCTGTGTGTACAGTTAATATTCATTTAACACATTTCTTGGGCGCCCGCGAAGTATCCAGCTCCGTGCCAAGGCGTTGGAGATACAACGGCGCCCAAGTCCAGGGAGATTTCACGGGTACCACGCACTGCGCAGGATCATCATCCCCCGGCCCCGGGTCTGCCCAGCGTCCCCCGCCAGTCCCTGTCCAGCTCTCCCGCGCTGCCCCCCTCATCTGTTCGTTCTGCTCTCCCTTTAGGATGAAGTGAAACTGCCGGCCAAAGTGAGCGTCGGCAAGTCGCTGAAAGAGTCGGAGGCGCTGCCGGAGAAGGAGGGTGACGAGTTGGCCGAGGGCGAGAGGCCCGAGGAGGACGCGGCGGCGCTCGAGCTGTCGTCGGATGAGgcggtggaggtggaggaggtgatCGAGGAGTCGCGCGCCGAGCGCATCAAGCGCAGCGGCCTGCGGCGTGTGGACGACTTCAAGAAGGCTTTCTCTAAGGAGAAGATGGAGAAGACCAAGGTGCGCACCCGCGAGAACCTGGAGAAGACCCGCCTCAAGACCAAGGAGAACCTGGAGAAGACGCGGCACACCCTGGAGAAGCGTATGAACAAGCTGGGGACGCGCCTGGTCCCGGCCGAGCGGCGGGAAAAGCTCAAGACCTCGCGAGACAAGCTGCGCAAGTCCTTCACGCCCGACCACGTGGTCTACGCGCGCTCCAAGACCGCGGTCTACAAGGTGCCGCCCTTCACCTTCCACGTCAAGAAGATCCGCGAGGGCGAGGTGGAGGTGCTGAAAGCCACGGAAATGGTGGAAGTGGGCGCCGACGAGGAGGAGGGCGGCGCGGAGCGCGGCGAGGGGGCCGATCTGCTGCGCGGGAGCAGCACCGACGTGCACACGCTGCTGGAGATCACCGAGGAGTCGGACGCCGTTCTGGTGGACAAGAGCGACAGCGACTGAGCGGGGGCGCTGGGAGGCCGCGCCGCCccgcctctccccccacccccgccctgattcctttccctccctcaacTTTCCCCTGCGCATTTTCTCTCAGCCCTCCGAGGGCGGAGTTGTTTCTAAATTGAGAATACCTTCCCTCCAGGAGCACCCCTCTGAGTCTTACAGCTGTTAAGACGGGAGGGGGAGGCAGCCTGCACCGTGGACAGCCCCAGTTTAGGCATAGGCTGGATGGAAATGCAGAGGGCTGTGATTCATGGCCTGGAGGAGATCCTGGAGGAGGTTGCCGTCGTTCCAAGATTGGGCCCCCTTGGGGCAGGCTGCTTTCCGCCCTACCTCCCCCTCACACTCACACCCAGCTGCTGTCATTCCTGCTCActgaacttttctttcttatccTGATTCCTGGAGGCTTCAAAGCCAAAATTATCATGAAAGGGAAGGGTGAATCCTGAAGAGGTCCCCTGCCCACGTGGAAAACCCCATACTGTAAGGATTTGAAAGCAGCCTTGGGGAGAATCTGGAGcagtgagggagagagggcagagTGAGCCTCCGTAACCCTGGATGAGGGTCTAGCACAGGCTGTATCTGCAAAAGGTCCTAATAAGGAAGGCTGGAGCCAGGCAGAGCCCTTGGGAAGGGGtcggggcgggggtgaggggggcaCCTGCCTGTTGATGCATC includes these proteins:
- the CAVIN1 gene encoding polymerase I and transcript release factor; the protein is MRLRGLVWEPGNSPIPRPTVLATVPVRTDVARVSSAIHSLPSCSSSSPGLLFQLQPAGPARLRAAMEDTQLHIIEQPLPGYSDAGDQGSSSMGAPAAAAAEEPSGAGSEELIKSDQVNGVLVLSLLDKIIGAVDQIQLTQAQLEERQAEMEGAVQSIQGELSKLGKAHATTSNTVSKLLEKVRKVSVNVKTVRGSLELQAGQIKKLEVNEAELLRRRNFKVMIYQDEVKLPAKVSVGKSLKESEALPEKEGDELAEGERPEEDAAALELSSDEAVEVEEVIEESRAERIKRSGLRRVDDFKKAFSKEKMEKTKVRTRENLEKTRLKTKENLEKTRHTLEKRMNKLGTRLVPAERREKLKTSRDKLRKSFTPDHVVYARSKTAVYKVPPFTFHVKKIREGEVEVLKATEMVEVGADEEEGGAERGEGADLLRGSSTDVHTLLEITEESDAVLVDKSDSD